Proteins encoded by one window of Halomonas chromatireducens:
- the pstA gene encoding phosphate ABC transporter permease PstA encodes MKQWYKSGAPWIWLNAGAVAISVIMVVGLIGLIAVRGLSHFWPAEIVEFQVGDPELGLGQMVVGEHVRSQTIPVQVARDAGIAVPPELGEGDLVTRHLIKQGNRDVTGRDFAWYPELQMSEWQTPPDAMVLERREWGDFFGYPLRLLENGEVVAEGEGLWDALQERIARGNDLFREIRRIERRDVGVISERMEALRLQQRGLQRDPDIAPEALADALERIESEGASLQAEFQVLRQELDVLRQASRRDVLVASVAGGEEVEISVGEIVSAVQPNSLSLSAKAAAYVQQFWAFVSGEPREANTAGGIFPAIFGTVTMVLLMSLIVSPFGVLAAIYLREYAKQGPLLKLIRISVYNLAGVPSIVYGVFGLGFFVYTLGGSLDELFYSDRLPSPTFGSPALIWASLTLALLTLPVVIVSTEEGLARIPSSVRQGSLALGATKSETLWKVVVPLATPAMMTGMILAIARAAGEVAPLMLVGVVKLAPTLPVDGSFPFVHLDRQIMHLGFHIYDVGFQSPNVEAARPLVYATALVLVILIIVLNMTAISIRNRLRERYRAASD; translated from the coding sequence ATGAAGCAATGGTACAAGAGCGGCGCCCCCTGGATCTGGCTGAATGCCGGGGCTGTCGCGATCTCCGTGATCATGGTCGTGGGCCTGATTGGCCTGATCGCCGTGCGCGGCCTAAGCCACTTCTGGCCGGCCGAGATCGTCGAGTTTCAGGTCGGTGACCCTGAGCTGGGATTGGGCCAGATGGTGGTCGGCGAGCACGTGCGCTCCCAGACCATTCCGGTCCAGGTGGCGCGGGATGCCGGCATCGCCGTGCCGCCGGAACTGGGCGAGGGCGACCTGGTGACTCGCCACCTGATCAAGCAGGGCAACCGCGACGTCACCGGACGCGACTTTGCCTGGTACCCCGAACTGCAGATGAGCGAATGGCAGACGCCCCCCGACGCCATGGTGCTGGAGCGCCGCGAGTGGGGGGACTTCTTCGGCTATCCGCTGCGGCTGCTCGAGAATGGCGAGGTGGTCGCCGAGGGCGAGGGACTTTGGGACGCGCTGCAGGAACGCATCGCCCGTGGCAATGACCTGTTTCGCGAGATCCGTCGCATCGAGCGCCGCGACGTGGGAGTAATCAGCGAGCGCATGGAAGCGCTGCGCCTGCAGCAGCGCGGACTGCAGCGTGACCCGGATATCGCGCCGGAGGCACTCGCCGATGCGCTGGAGCGCATCGAGAGCGAAGGCGCCTCGCTGCAGGCGGAGTTCCAGGTGTTGCGCCAGGAGCTCGATGTACTGCGCCAGGCGAGCCGCCGGGACGTGCTGGTGGCCAGTGTGGCCGGTGGCGAGGAGGTCGAGATCAGCGTCGGCGAGATCGTGAGCGCGGTGCAGCCCAACAGCCTGAGCCTGAGCGCCAAGGCGGCGGCCTATGTGCAGCAGTTCTGGGCCTTCGTAAGCGGTGAGCCCCGCGAGGCGAATACCGCCGGCGGCATCTTTCCGGCGATCTTCGGCACCGTGACCATGGTGCTGCTGATGTCGCTGATCGTCAGTCCCTTCGGCGTACTGGCGGCCATCTACCTGCGCGAGTACGCCAAGCAGGGCCCGCTGCTCAAGTTGATCCGGATCTCGGTCTACAACCTCGCCGGGGTGCCCTCCATCGTCTACGGGGTGTTCGGCCTGGGCTTCTTCGTCTACACCCTGGGCGGCTCCCTCGATGAGCTGTTCTATTCCGACCGCCTGCCCTCGCCCACCTTCGGCTCGCCGGCGCTGATCTGGGCTTCGCTGACCCTGGCGCTGCTGACCCTGCCGGTGGTGATCGTCTCCACTGAGGAGGGCCTGGCGCGGATTCCCTCCTCGGTGCGCCAGGGCAGCCTGGCCCTGGGGGCGACCAAGTCCGAGACGCTGTGGAAGGTGGTGGTGCCGCTGGCCACCCCGGCGATGATGACCGGAATGATCCTGGCCATTGCCCGGGCGGCGGGCGAGGTGGCGCCGCTGATGCTGGTGGGCGTCGTCAAGCTGGCGCCGACGCTGCCGGTGGATGGCAGCTTCCCCTTCGTGCATCTGGATCGCCAGATCATGCACCTGGGCTTTCATATCTACGACGTCGGCTTCCAGAGCCCCAACGTCGAAGCCGCGCGGCCGCTGGTCTACGCCACGGCGCTGGTGCTGGTGATCCTGATCATCGTGCTCAACATGACCGCCATCAGCATCCGTAACCGGCTGCGCGAGCGCTACCGCGCCGCGTCCGATTGA